The genomic window GTTGACGGTTCAAGCCCCGGCATGGACTAAGTTTGTCAattggagaggtgctggttcatttGACTTGGCACtaccgaggtgcccttgagcaaggcccCAAACCCCCGACTGCTAGGGTGGCACTGATTGATGGCAGCcttctcactctgacatctctcaaTAAGTGCATAACTGTAGCGTGTTAGTGCATCAGTGtatgtttaaaaacaaatgtgtataaCACAATCAAAGAAACCCCAGAGTGTAAAACTTAAattttcccccatggggattaataaagtactttcttcttcttcttcttatgtgCGTGACATACTCAAGCATGGCACCAACAGCAGAATTGAACACCATTTAATGGGATACTAAATGGTAGccaatttaaacaaagttttatGAATGAGAGTGCTGACCGagtctgttgctgttgttgtagttTCACTGGTAAGTGGGAAGTGGTTCTTCTGAGCTTTGAAAGCAGCTCCAGCGGCTGCAACACACAGAGCCAGCTCTCACACTGCATTTTCAACAGGAATTGCCTATTCTAGTTTAAATGTTGGTAGCTTAAGCCATTACCCTAACACAAACTTCAGCACACTCAACaatgcagctgttgtggttttactttaacttgttttcctttttcaaaccTGTATTTAGATGCGAACAAGCTTTTTCTACTAAGTTTGGAATGCtatgtataaaacatttttagaaaCCCAATAATGTCTAAAAGTAGTCAAAGAATGCATGACTCCTCTCCACACACTGAGGAATAGAATGCATCATATACTGCAGGAATGCTCGAGGTTGATGCATGTCAGTCCAGTCCTTCTTTAATTTAACTACGGCAGTGAGtaaattggattggattggaccGGACTAAATTCTTGGAAGAAAAGTGTTGACATTTTTGGATTCTTCACTGCACTGTTCACAGATTACGGGCAGAGGTGGGTTGTGCTGTAAAATGGATATCTGATCAGTATCCATGCCAAGAACTATTCACCAGATTTCAACACTCTTTTGTTAGATGCGGCTAAAAGAGAAATACAGCGGAAAGGAAGGAGACAAGAAAGTAACTGCTGGTGAGGGTTTAAACCTGTAGCTTTTGCATTCCTGTTGACTCAAAAAGTGTGTTATGCAATTAACTATGTCTTATCAGAAAAAAAGTATATGAGAATATATACAAAgattaaaatgtccatttctgcAACGATCAAGCAATGATATCAGCCCTGACAGGTTTTGACTTGGCTTAAGAAaaatcatctgtttgttttgctctGTTGAATCCAAGAACAACTGTTAATGGAAGACCTTTAAACTTGATTTATTCAAGGTGTTTATGTAGCTTTTGCTGGTTTGGACTCGTTTTAGCTTCACAGTAAATACTGATGTTATCACACATGGCCTGCACATGGTGCAAACTCTTCCCTCAGGTGTTTAATGGTATGCACAACAAAACAGGCCATTAGTGTTCCAGTCTAGACCAGACATCCCATACCACTGTGAGATACATTTAATTGCTCTATAAAACAGAGGGTGAAAGTTGTTTGAACTTACAAGGataattctgtcttttattAAAAATTTCTTCCTTACCTCTTTTGTATGTtcagttttgtctttttctctctatcCAAGCAGATATTGCATAAATGTATGAATTTTTCAGATTGCTGGCATTTCCCACGCATCTATGAGCTTCTTTCCCCTGAATTGTAGCCAAGCGCACATGCTTTGAAGAGACTCTGGCATGAGTAACCTGGCTTAGTGGATATAATGGAGATTTTACAGGTGTACTCAGTATCAGGTCCTGTGAAAAAAGAATATTCTTGGTATGTGAGGTACTATATTGAGGGTATTATACAGTTCCAGCATGAAAGCACTCACTTTTGGGAAAGAGAGATCTTTTATGGCAACCTGTAAGACGGAGGTGTGCCTTGTACTGCAAAATGTAATGTTAGAAGCTTATTTGCCTTGCCCATGCGATTAAGTTGAACTTTCTCATCTTTGTAGTTTTTGCAAAGCCCCGGACCTGCTGAAACATGCTTTTTTGATGCCAGTTACAACTGGTTGGCTTTTTTTTGGTAATTTTAGGGCAACACTGGGTATGAAAATAACGTTTTTTTCTGGATATCCAAATAGATATAAATGCCTTGTGCACATTAGCAAACTTGCAAAGCTCACCTTGTTGCAGTTAAGTAAGCTCACATAGATGGCGAAACATTTGAGATTTGAAGCCAAATCTAACAGAGCCATAATACGTCAAACCGGATTTTACAGTAGAATTCCATTGGAGCCTTGGGCAGCATGCTGCTCTGAGCAAGGCAGCTCAAGATAGAAAACACATGTCCGCCATCATAAGGCTGGTGATTGCTGCTTGGATCAGTTCTTCAAAGGGTAATGCAGGAAGTTTTACATGTTTTAGTTCATTACCTGCAGATTGTGTTTACCCTACTTCACAGCTGACACATTCCAAAGACTTTAGAGAATAATTTCCTCTGTCTAGGGAACTATAAAGTCTTGTTAATTTGATTACTTATTCTATAAAAAGACATGAAACCCAAAAATGTAtgcatatttaatttattaagaCATTAATAATTGAGAATTGTTTTCTTGCCATGTTaatttattcaacaagtcaTCTACAGCCTCTGTCCTGATGCTGCCTTTACTCTTCACTGCCACTGGTGCTGCCTGCCAATGACATGCAGGTAACAGCTTAAGCTGAGAGTCGGTTTAATTTGTCTGTTGTTTGTCAGTTTGCAGTTACACTGCCAGCAGCTATCAATGAAACAGTGTTATGAAATTTGTaatgaaatctaaaaaaaagctgtagtaactgattttttttagcCACTTTTGGGCATGACTGACATGTtctcacctttaaaatgtatatttggaTTTTCAATAAACAACAGATACAGGGCAACATCATCCATTTGGACACATGTTTTGCCAATAACATGTTCTTGTCCAATATCTACAATTTATTTAGCTTTGTTTTGGTCTCAACCAACCAAAGCAGTTGTGTTCcagaaaactgtaaaaactatttgATAGTTTGCTGAAACATGCCATGAAGCTCTCTGAAGCTGAGGTGAGCTACAGTGACAAATCTTTATAGATGTGTCTTGAGTGACCACCTCTACCGAGAAACAGTGATGTGGTCCATTGTTAACTTTACCTCACTGCTCACATCTGCTTTAATGTGAGTGTGTTccatcctctctgtctttgatttgtcaCATTTCTTtcactgaaaagaaaaacagccagGTTACTATTCAGTTAAACAGCATTAGGCACACCTTGTCATAATTGTTAGTGATATGCCTCTAACTACAATAGTAGAGTATGTGTCTGCCTCTGTTTAAGGCCTTTGATTATTTCTTAACCTTAGGTTTGCAAAATAGTAGCTCATAAACTGATTTGACTCAGTAGAGATTACTTGGAAATCTCCACTTTCCTTTGCAATGGCACACTATGATATAATCTTGTTTATTATGACAACAACGACGTGTGAGTTGTCTGCTAGGACCTCAACCGTTAATCCTTTCCACAAAAGATGATCTGCTAGGACCTGTCTGAATAATTGTTTGGACCATCTTAGTCATATCAGCCTGCCCAGATCAAAACCCTGCAAGAACAGATTTGTCCTTCAAATCAACTCCTGAAACGCTCTTTTCACAATTGAAACACACTGAGTGGGTGTATTAAGGTGGATAAACAGCAAGACTATTTATTGTCTACATATTGTGTTTAAAAGCAGCAGGTAGACATGGCTTTCTCGTAGTATCAATCCATTTAAACCTTGGTATATAGAGGAGTATGATGGACTAATTTGAATAGATTTATCCAGGGATGGTGGCCCAGTTCTGGTTTGTGGTTCTGAGGTATGCTTGGAAATAAAGcatagacttaaaataaatgtggAAAATACTGCTGTGAACTGCATAATGAAGAAGTGGGTCACCATTTGAAACATGAAATCATTATTAAAGAGCACAGCTAAGTAACTGGATCAATcactgtgtgtgtacttgtttcCTACTTTGTTTCCGAATTTTGATAATGTCTTAGCTTTCAGGAAGtcttttaagtatttttgaaaGCTATTTCAAAAAGTGTCAACACCTCTTTGATCCAAACTGAAATTTTGTGTCATCAATCTCCATCTTTCGGCCTCTCCCTGTATCCAAACTGCTTGACCTTGTCTGCTGCAACAGACGGCTTTCCACCGATTAGCCTggctctgctcgaggtttctgcctgctgaATGGAactttttccttgccactgttacCAAATGCTTGCTCAGTGATATATTTGTATTTGGTTCATATCAATAATGTTAGAAACAGGTCAAGATCTGCACTTGATACTTGCCTATATGATTGCTGTTATATTGTATGgtgttgttttcttctgtccCTGACCAAATTCTGTCTAGTTcctatttcaaatattttttaatttctcttcCCACTCAAGTAATTGCAGAACCCTTAAAAATGACAGTGTTGTAACCTGAGGTTCCTTTTTTGAAAATCTATTTTGAAATAATATGATGACAATCTGGCACAGCATCTTGCCATGCCTTTACATCGTACCCAGGTTGTTCTCAATAGTGTGAACTGATTGAACATTTATTCACAGAGAGGTGTTGTCCAGCTGAACTATTCTCTTGTGTAATCTGATTTAAATCCCTCCTACACCCGACCCCATGCTCGAGACGCATCAGAGACAAACAAGAATGAACATTAAAAAGACAGTAACCTGATCCACATATGTGCAACAATACAAAACAGAACTTTATTGTATCAGTACAAAAGCATTTCCCTCCAACCTACATACAAGGTGCTCACAGTCCAGTCCAGTACTTCTCCATGGGTCAGTTACAAGATATAAAACACTTTTAGAGTCATAAATGAACATAATTTCAGAAACATTCAATAGGATGACATGGTGAAATGTATAAAGAAAGAGAACTGACTGCTGTCAAGCATAAAACTGAGGCGCTAAAACAGCTTCTGGTGACATTAGTGCACAAAAAGGGGAAGTGATCAACTTACTAGCTGATGGCGTATCACAGTAATTGTCAGCATGTTTAAGAATTGCTTGTCAGAGCTTTTATAGGGCAAATAGACTCtatataaaaacactgcagcccTACTATAGGTGCTCTAAATGGCAGTGGTGAAGTAACGAAATGTTGTGGGAGGGATGTTGCTTCACCAACATCCATCAGCTCTAAACAACGGAGTGGACACTGAAGTAGTCGACCAGGATTGAATAATTCCATTTAATGTACTCAAATTGTACAACTGTCTTCTTGTGCAAATATTCTCTGATGAATGCTCTCTTTGGTTGGCTTAACCAATTACTATAAAAGtttctcaaatcaaaacaaaacaggtaaAAGTCCTGGACTGAAAATTTGGGTTGGAGTCAGTTGGGAAAGTCACActctataaaataatataaaaggttatataaaactttattattataaaacatgaaatactgTTCAAATTGGAGTGTTACAGACACTAAGATACAAAGGTTCGTCTCATACTAAAAGAATTAATGTAATTCTGTGTTTCTAAAGTTGTGTTTCTCCTCGCTACACTTTACACAATCATTACTctacaatataatacaaatacatGATAATGATGAGAGTGGCCTGTTTTCACAAAACACAGCTATCTTGGGAAACATCCCAACAGCTGTAAAGACAATTTTAAGAAGCCAGTCGTGGCTGGAAGGAAATTGCGGTTTGTGTTACTATTTACAGAATGTGCATGAGCTGCTGAATGTCTTTAACACACTCAGTGCATTTCTTTGGTTGGTTCTTTGGGGTTGTCGTTGGCAGTGACATTGGTGAGTCGGACGTTTCTCCTGCTCAGTGCCTTTCTGTCCCGTACTTCACCCTCGGCATGGAAGCCACCATCAGCTGGTAGATCATAACGCCAATGATGGTGCCGAGGAATGGGGCAAACACAGGCACCAGGAACCAGCCGTTTCTGACCCTGAGAAGTGACAAATATAAGAGTTAATTATTAAGTTTGTTTGTTCTCTGGCAACATGGGTGATGACATAGCAAGTTTTTTGAGGGTATTCCAAATTAAAGTTCACAAACACTTCATTAGAAAATGTTCATTTAGCACTTACGTGAATACATCACTGCCCCAACCAGCCATTGCTGTGAAAATACGTGGTCCGAGGTCTCTGGCAGGGTTGACAGCATATCCAGAGTTAAAGCCCATAGACAATCCAATAACCAGAACCACGAATCCCACAGTGAAGGCTTCCAGCCCCTGGGGAATAGCATGGTTGTACGGATCCACAATGGCGAGAATGCAAACTATGAGGGCAGCTGTACCAATTATCTATGTTAGGGAGAGAAACGAGAAGATATCATGAGTTGGACATCACTGTTGTACCATccatatctctttttttttcagtgtgtgacattacttatttaaaaaaaaatacctgaTCAAAGAAGCCATTGACAAGGGTGAGATGTTTTCCAGGGTAGGTAGCAAAGATGCCAGCTGTGGCCTTAGGTCCAGTCACATTGAAACATCCAGGATGATCCCATAGGGCATcttaagagtgaaaaaaacaaattaaagcatTAACAATAGATTAGACCATTTTCTTTGACTGAAACATGAATACGTGTATATAAGGTTTCAACGTCATTATTTCTGTGGATCCTTACCGTAGTACATGCCGAAAATGATAGCAGCACCAAAGAAAGCACCGATTGTCTGGAAGAGGAAGAACATGGGGAACTTCCTCCAGCGCTCTCTTCCGAGCAGACACAGGGCAAAGGTCACGGCAGGGTTCAAATGGCCACCTGTAAATTTACATAATGACAATATGTCAGTACATTTTACAGGCAAAGTGCAACAATATTATCTTACTATGGACAAAAATCTCTTCATACAGATCCAGAAAAAGTAGAAAACATATATTAAAAGTTTTCCTTTAAATTGTACTTGTCTGATAAATGCAACTCTCTTAAAATCTGGGTTGTGATGTCACTGATTTCAAATTAGCACTTAGACATCTGACTTGGTCAATATGATTTCATAAGATGATTCTCTTTACCTGATATTTGTCCACAGACCAAAATGCCTAAAGTGGCTGCAAAACCAAAGGCAAAGTTGACAGTGAGAAACATGCCATGAGATCCACCGCTCAACACCAGCTGGGCCACAGCACCACAGCCAAACATCTGGAGGCAAGAGAGAAGAAAATCAGGGTTAGACTCTAAGTCGCAAAATCCACTCGTGCACATAAAGTTATCATTAATTCCTGTTGTCACACAATATTCGGATGTATTTTTTTGCACCAAATACACCAAAATGATTTCTttgtcaatgttttttaaaacaacaaaacatgaacagAGCACATTTGGACCAAAGACAGACCATCAAGGTCAAACCAAGTAGAAAGGCTGGGCAGTGTGATCATTATCAGTGAAACCAAATTGAAACAAAGACTCTTATATGAGCTCTACTCAGATGTAAATGAGCTCTTTTGTGTTCATAACGTCCTGTAGGATACTTAGTAAGGTCATTATGTCGACCTTA from Notolabrus celidotus isolate fNotCel1 chromosome 9, fNotCel1.pri, whole genome shotgun sequence includes these protein-coding regions:
- the aqp3a gene encoding LOW QUALITY PROTEIN: aquaporin-3a (The sequence of the model RefSeq protein was modified relative to this genomic sequence to represent the inferred CDS: inserted 1 base in 1 codon), encoding MGRQKVYLDKLSRFFQIRNLLLRQALAECLGTLILVMFGCGAVAQLVLSGGSHGMFLTVNFAFGFAATLGILVCGQISGGHLNPAVTFALCLLGRERWRKFPMFFLFQTIGAFFGAAIIFGMYYDALWDHPGCFNVTGPKATAGIFATYPGKHLTLVNGFFDQIIGTAALIVCILAIVDPYNHAIPQGLEAFTVGFVVLVIGLSMGFNSGYAVNPARDLGPRIFTAMAGWGSDVFTVRNGWFLVPVFAPFLGTIIGVMIYQLMXGFHAEGEVRDRKALSRRNVRLTNVTANDNPKEPTKEMH